The genomic interval TGAATATTATCACCTGTTACAAAATTTCTAAATCCATTTCCAATTTTTGATGCTAACTTTCTTTTAAAACCATCTTCTCTAGTTGCTCTTCTTCCGTTAACTACATCATACTCTGGAATATGCTCTAAAAGTTTATAAACATCCTCAGGATCAGTTTGTAAATCTCCATCCATCATTAAAACTAATTTTCCTTGAGATTTTTGAAATCCAGTATCTATTGCTGCACTTTGACCATTATTTTTTGTAAAATGATAAACTTTTACATTTTTATTTTGTTCTCTTAATTGATTTAGTAGCTCATAACTCCCATCAGTACTTCCATCATTTATAAAAATAATTTCATACTCCTTAAATTCCTTTTTAAAAGCTGCTTCGATTCTTTCTGTCATAGGAATAATATTGTCCTTTTCATTGTAAACTGGTATTACTGCTGATATCTCCATTGTTGCCTCCTTTTGTTTGTTTTTTTTTATTATAATGTTAAAAAGTAAATTTTTAGTAAATTTTTTAAAATAAAACAAATGCTGCTACAATATATACCT from Cetobacterium somerae carries:
- a CDS encoding glycosyltransferase family 2 protein, which codes for MEISAVIPVYNEKDNIIPMTERIEAAFKKEFKEYEIIFINDGSTDGSYELLNQLREQNKNVKVYHFTKNNGQSAAIDTGFQKSQGKLVLMMDGDLQTDPEDVYKLLEHIPEYDVVNGRRATREDGFKRKLASKIGNGFRNFVTGDNIQDTGCPLKLFKKEVVKSYKLFNGMHRFLPTLAKYMGYKVIEVPVRHYDRLHGESKYKVFGRGFKAFKDVFAVRWMKNRMLNWKIEE